Proteins encoded within one genomic window of Eleutherodactylus coqui strain aEleCoq1 chromosome 1, aEleCoq1.hap1, whole genome shotgun sequence:
- the LOC136579677 gene encoding uncharacterized protein, whose product MDRATVRLSRAYRRRLITFVLMMDREQSEKTDRASRRQRRFWVHPLLTERGTKGHFASLYHDLKNHPEKFVSFCRLPLEAFDRLLELVRRDLTYQDTQMRKAITAEERLLITLRFLATGESYASLHLQFRVGKSTITEIVRCTCSAIWQKLQPIVMPSPTEDTWHCVAAGFQDVAKFPNCIGAVDGKHVRVLQPAHSGSKFFNYKKFFSIVLMAVADAHSKFVCIDVGAYGSTGDSRVLRTSQIGMQILRDGVTLPAPQPFPGTTHPVPFVMVSDEAFPLMPNLLRPYPRRGLNARKRIFNYRLSRARRVVECAFGIMVSQWRVLGTTLLVDPNTVDDLVKACCVLHNYLRDYRPEVDVEELDPAFDTVINWGGGRTPATAVQVRELFTDYFLSHEGTVPWQFSCVGGVQP is encoded by the exons ATGGACCGAGCAACAGTCCGTCTGAGCCGCGCATACCGACGCAGACTGATTACATTTGTGCTTATGATGGATAGAGAACAATCTGAAAAG actgatcgtgcttcccggcGTCAGAGACGTTTCTGGGTTCATCCCCTACTAACCGAGAGGGGGACGAAGGGCCATTTTGCGAGCCTCTACCACGATcttaaaaa ccatcctGAGAAGTTCGTCTCATTTTGTCGCCTGCCTCTGGAGGCCTTTGAccgccttctggagctggtgcgccgggatCTGACCTACCAGGACACGcagatgaggaaggcgatcactgcagaagaaaggctgctcatcacccttcg cttcttggccacaggagagagctatgcatccctgcatctccaatttcgtgttggtaaatcaaccatcaccgaaattgtgaggtgcacatgcagcgccatctggcagaagttgcagcccatcgtgatgccttcacctaccgaggacacttggcactgtgttgcagcaggctttcaagatgttgccaaatttcctaactgcataggcgccgtcgacggcaaacatgtgcgtgtgcttcagccagcccactcaggctccaaattcttcaattacaaaaaatttttttcaattgtcctgatggccgtggctgatgcacatagcaaatttgtttgcatcgacgtcggcgcctatggcagcactggggattctcgggtgctgcgaacatcacagattgggatgcaaattctccgagatggcgtcacgctcccagccccacaacctttcccgggaaccacacatccagtcccctttgtgatggtatcggatgaggctttcccgttgatgccaaacctgttgcgcccatacccgcggagaggactgaatgcccggaaaaggatttttaattataggctgagccgggcacgtcgtgtggttgagtgtgccttcgggattatggtgagtcagtggagagttctagggactacACTGTTAGTAGACCCTaacacagttgatgaccttgtcaaggcatgttgtgttcttcacaactacctccgggactatcgcccagaggtagatgtcgaagaacttgatcctgcctttgacacggtcatcaactggg